The Acidimicrobiales bacterium genome segment GCCGGCCAGCACCAGCTGCGCGATGGCGCGGACCGTAGCCACGAGCAGCGCCCGCTCCAGCCCTAGGTGGCGTACCACCGAGACGCCCGCCGCCACGGCCACCGGGACGAGCGAGGCGACCAGCCCCCACCAGCCGATGTCCATGTCGGTCACCGTCGCACCGTAGCCAGCAACCACCGGGCGGTGCATCCACCTCCAGGTGCCCACAACCCCGGCCTTGGGGAGTGCCGCGGCGACCCATATCCTGTTAGGCATGCTGAACAGGCGCACCCATGTGCCCCGGGCGACGGCCGAGGGGCTCGAGGTGTCGGACCTGTCGGTCGCCTACGACGGTCCACCCGTCCTCACTCTTGTGTCGCTGGAGGTGGCCGCCGGCGAGGTGGTAGCCCTGCTCGGACCCAGCGGGTGTGGCAAGACCACGTTGCTGCGCACCATCGCCGGCCTCGAGCGCCAGCAGACCGGCACGGTGCGCCTCGGTGACCGGGTGCTCAGTGACGGCACCACGTTCGTGCCACCGGAGAAGCGCCGCATCGGCATGGTCTTCCAGGACGGCGCCCTGTTCCCCCACCTCGACGTGGGCCAGAACGTGGCCTACGGCCTGCCCCGTGCCGAACGCCGTTCCACACGGGTGGCCGACACCCTGGAGCTGGTCGGGCTGGCCGGCATGGTCGACCGCATGCCCGGCTCGCTCTCGGGCGGCCAGCAGCAGCGCGTGGCGCTGGCCCGGGCACTGGCTCCACGGCCCGGCGTCCTGCTCCTGGACGAACCCTTCTCCAGCCTCGACACCTCGCTCCGGGTCCAGGTCAGGAGCGAGATCCACCACCTGCTCCTGGAGTTGGGGGTGACCACGGTGTTCGTCACGCACGACCAGGAGGAGGCCTTCGTACTGGGCGACCGGGTGGCCGTCCTGAACGACGGACGCCTGGCCCAGGTCGGGACACCTGACGAGCTCTACCGCCATCCGGTCGACCGCTGGGTGGCGACCTTCGTCGGTGACGCCAACCTGATTCCGGTGGCCAAGGCGATCGGAACGTGTCGCACGGCGGTGGGCGACGTGCCGGTGGCCGAGGGCGTGGACGGACCAGCCGAGCTGCTCCTGCGCCCCGAGGACATACGGGTGGCCGACGGCGAGGACGGAATCGTCGAGCTGGTCGAGTACTACGGCCACGATGCGATGGTCCTGGTCCGCCTCCAGGATGGCACCTCTATACGAGTCAGGACCGGGTCCGACCTGGCCCACCAGCGCGGCGACGCGGTCGGTGTGACATATGTCGGCCCCGGTGCCGTGGCCCTCGGGGTTTGATCGCCGACCTGTAGTTGTTAGGTTCCCTTCACGCTCTGTTAGGGCACCCTTACACCTACATGCCAAGATGGCTAACCCCTCCTCATGAACGAACGCAGCCTCCGACGACTGTCCCAACGGATGGCCGCCACGGCGACGGTCATCCTCCTCACCCTCGGCCTCGGTGCATCGGCCACGGCCTGTGGAGACGGCGACCCCGAGTCGCTGGTCGTCTACTCCGGCCGCAGCGAGAAGTTGGTCGGTCCGATCCTGGATGCCTTCACCGCGGAGACTGACATCCGCCTGAAGGTGCGCTACGGCTCGTCCAACGACCTGGCCCTGCTGCTGGCCGAGGAGGGCGACAAGACACCCGCAGACGTGTTCCTCTCGCGAAGCCCCGGCCCGGCCGGCTACCTGGACGACCTCGGCATGCTCTCGGTCGTCGCCGACCACGTTCTGGAACGGGTGGCCGACGGCGACCGCTCGCCTGACGGCACCTGGGTCGGCTTCGCCGGCCGGGGCCGGGTCCTCGTCTACAACATCGACAAGGTGGACGCCGCCGACCTACCCGACTCGGTATTCGACCTGACCAGTTCCGAGTACGCCGGCCGGGTGGCCGTACCGGGCTCCAACTCCTCGTTCCAGGACTGGTTCACCTTGTTCCGGCTGCGCAACGGCGACGACGTGGCGATCGAATGGCTGGACGCCATGGTGGCCAACGGCTCCCGCTTCTACCCGAAGAACGGCGCCATCGTGGAAGCCGTGGGCCGCAACGAGATCCAGTTCGGCCTCGTGAACCACTACTACAACTTCCAGAAGGTGGCGGCCAACGGTGGCTCCCAGCGCTCGGCCAACCACGGCTTCGCCCCGCGCGACGACGGCGGCCTCATGATCATCGCAACGGCGGCGGTGCTCAGCCAGAGCGACGAGAAGGACGCCGCCAACCGACTCCTGGCCCACCTCCTGAGCGATGAGCAACAGGCCTACCTGACCAACAAGGTGTACGAGTACCCGCTTGCCCTCGGCGTCGCCCCGGCCGACGTCCTCCCGCCAGCTCCGGCCGACCGGGTGGGTGCCGTGGACATCGACGACGTGGCCGCCGAATTCACCCGGACCATCGAGATCATCGAGGCCAGCGGCATCCTCGACCAATGACCGCCGGAGCCACGGTGGCCAGCCGTCGACGGGACCGATGGCGGTCCGGCCCGTCGTGACGATGGCCGCCACCGATGCTCCACGGACGGGGGCCGTCCAACGCCGGGTGGGCGTACGGCGGCCCCCCAGAACCCTCACCGCGGCGGCACTCGCGGTCGCTGCGCTCTTCGCCCTACCCGGCGGCTACGTGGTCTGGCGGGTCATCGGCGGCTCGGCCTCGCCGATCGCCCTGCTGGCCTCGCGCCGGACCCTCGAACCCCTGTGGCGCACCATCCAGCTGGCCGTCCTCGTCTCGGCCTCCTCCGCGGTGCTCGGCACCGGCCTGGCGTGGCTGACCACCCGGACCGACATTCCGCTGCGTCGCTTCTGGCGCATCGTCGTACCGCTCCCGCTCGTCTACCCGAGCTTCGTGGGGGCAGCCGCGTTCATCTCCGGGCTGACACCGGGTGGGATCGTCGACGACCTGGCCGGCGGGCTGGGGATCGACCTCTCCATCCGACTCCACGGGCTGACCGGGGCGTGGCTGGTGCTCACCCTGTTCACCTACCCGTACGTGTACCTCCCGGTTGCCGCACGCCTGACCGCGCTGCGGGGAGCCTTCGAGGAGAACGCACGCCTGCTCGGCGACGGACCGGGGCGGGTCTTCGCCCGTGTCGTGCTCCCCCAGGTCTGGTCATCGATCGCCGCCGGATCGCTGCTGGTGTTCCTGTACACGGTCTCGGACTTCGGTGCCGTGCACCTCATGCGGTTCGAGACGCTCACCCAGACGATCTTCCGGACCCGGCTGTTCGACCGGGACCGGTCGTTCGCCTTGGCCCTCGTGCTCCTGGTTCTGGCGCTGCTGGTGGTGGCCGCCGAACGCACCGTGGCCCGGGCCGGCCAACGACGGGGAGCGCGGCTGGACGTGGTGGGCGAACGACGGGCCCTCGTCGTGCCGCTGAGAGGCTGGACCGCGCCGGCCCTGGCCGCCACGACCTCGGTGGTCGGTGTGGCCCTCGTCGCACCGGCGGTGTCGCTGGCCGACTGGGGACTGTTCGGCCTCCTGCGGGCCCGTCGCGACGGCGCTCCGCTCCGCCTCGATTGGAACGACGTCCTGGGCCCCACCTGGAACACGGTCTGGATCAGCGTGGTGACCGCCATGGTGGCGGTCGCCGTGGTGCTCCCCGTGGCCTACCTGCTGGCCCGTCACCGCAGCAGGCTGGGCGAGGTGGTCAACGCCGTCGTGGTGGCCGGGTTCGCCATCCCGGGCCTGGTGGTTGCGCTCTCGCTGGTCTTCTGGACGATGCACGCCTCGCCGTTCGAGTTCCTCATCGGCTCCATGCCCGTGCTGGTCTTCGCCTACGTCGTCCACTTCGGGGCCCAGGCCATGCGTACCGCGCAGGTTGCCGTCGGAACCGTTCCGCTACGCATGGACGACGCCGCCCGCCTCCTGGGCGCCGGCCGCCTTCGACGCCTGACCACCGTGGACCTCCCGCTGATGGCTCCCGGCCTGGCTGCCGGAGCGGGCCTCGTGATGCTCTCCACCATGAAGGAGCTGCCGGCCACCCTGCTGGCCTCACCCATAGGGTTCCAGACGCTGGCCACCCAGATCTGGAACACCTACGAGGCTCTGTTCCTACCGGAGACTGCGATCCTCGCCCTGGTGCTGCTGGGCATCAGTGCGGCCCTCACCTGGCTGCTGGTGGTGCGCCACAGCGAGCACCTGCGCTGACGCCCCCAGTGCCGTACTCCCGAACGGCCGGCAGGCCGGGCGGTCAGCGTGTGGTGACGAGGATCCGGTCGGCCACGTACTGCTCCACCTCAACCCGGCAACCGCCGATCTCGACGGTTACGGCGCCATCGGCCGAAGCGGTGACTGCACCCTGCTCGCCCGGCATGAGGCTGGAGACCTCCAGGAACTCCAGCAGCCCCTCGGCGAACTCCAACTCCTCGGGGATCCGACTCACCGTGAACGACTCCCCCACCCCGATGTCGGCCAACTGTCGGGTGTCGGGCTCACGGTAGGAGCTCCCGGGAATCGGGTTGCCGTGCGGGCAGGTGGTCGGCTGGCCCAGCAGGCGATCCAGCGCCGACTCCACGGCAGGCGAGATGACGTGCTCCCACTTGCCGGCCTCGTGGTGCGCCTCGGTCCAGGAGAGGCCCAGGACGTCGGTCAGGAACCGCTCGGCCAGCCGATGTCGTCGCACCACCGAGGTGGCCAACTCCCGCCCATCCTCGGTGAGGAGGATCACATGGTCGTCGCTGGTGACCAGGCCCTCCTTCTCGAGGCGCTTGACCATCTCGGACACCGCCGGTCGGCTCACCTCGAGGCGCTCGGCGATCCGGGCCTGTATGACGTCCAGGTCGTCCTCGGCGAGCTCGAAGATCGTCTCGCAGTACTCCTCGAAGGCCGGGTGGTACTCCGGCGTCTCGTACGGCACGTCCCGAGTCTACGCCCCGTCCCCGCCGCCGGATCCGGGCGACTGGCAGGTGCAGGACCGGCATCAGCCCAGGGTCCAGTCGGCATCAGCCGCCCCAGGACAGCCCGACCAGGTCCTCGCTGGCAGACCACAACGCGGCCGCCGTGTCGTCGTCGAGGATCCACGGTGAGATCCCGCGACCACCCGGACCGGTACCGGGCTCGCCCTCGGGTACCCCCAGCTGGCAGTCGCCCAGGTAGGCACCGCCGTGGGCGTCCAGTTCGGGAGCGGTAGCCGCCCACACGCTGGTGGCCGCGCCGGCCTCCACCGCCTTGGGGGTCATCCCCGACGTGTCCACAGCGGCCGATATCTGGGCCCGGCGGCGCTCCTTGAGGCGTTCGTAGGCCACCTCGTCCAGGTGCCTGCTCAACTCGGTCATGATCACGCCCGGGTGGACGGCGAGGGCCCGCACGCCACCTCCACCGACCCGGCGGTCCAACTCGCGTGCGAACAGGGCGTTGGCCGACTTGGACTGGCCGTATGCAGCCCAACCCTCGTAGTCACGGCGCTCGAACATCAGGTCGTCGAGGTCGACGCCACAGATCCCGTGGGCCCCGGACGAAAGGCAAACCACCCTCGACGGGGCCGCGGTGGTAAGGGCAGGTAGCAGTAGGCCGGTCAGCAGGAAGTGGCCGAGGTGGTTGACGCCGAACTGCTGCTCGAAGCCGTCGGCCGTGGTACCGAACGGGGTGCACATGATCCCGGCGTTGTTGACGAGCACGTGGAGGCCGTCGTGGTCGGCCAGGAATCCCCCGGCAAAGTCCCTCACGGCGGCCAGCGAGCCAAGGTCCAGCTCCCGGAGCTCCAGGTCGGCAGAGGGGTGTCGATCCCGGATGCGACCGGCCGCCTCCTCATTCTTCGCCGGGTTCCGCGCCGCCATGACCACCGACGCACCGGCGGCGGCGAGCGCACGCGCCGTCTCCTCGCCGAGCCCACCGGATGCACCGGTGACCACCATCCGACGACCGGACAGGTCGAGGCCTGCCAGCACCTGGTCCGTCGTGGTATCCCGGTCCCAGTCGCCCATCGCCGCCTCCGGTCATCGTCTCTAGTAATCGCCAGTCGACAACGCAGGCTGATCCCCACCGGGCGCGATGTGCCGTCGGCCACCTTGCGGCGAGACGATAGGCGACCCGGTGCGGTCGGTCGCCACCGTGGGGACGATGATGGTCCGGTGAGCATCGACCCACGCACTCCGGTGATCATCGGCGTCGCCCAGGTCACCGATCGGGTGGACGATCCGGAGTTGGCCCGCACACCCGTCGAGATGATGGCCGATGCCCTGCGCAGTGCGGCCATCGATGCCGGAGCGCCGGCCGCCCTCGCCGGACTCGACCTCGTGGGTGCGGTCGGGGGCATCTGGCGGTATTCCGACCCCGGCCGACAGGTGGCGACGGCGGTCGGGGCCGGAGATGCCGGAACGCTCCTGACCGGCCTCTCCGGCACGTCCCCCCAGCGCCTGCTGGACCACCTGGCCACCCTCATCGCCACAGGCCGGATCGAGGCCGCCGCCATGGTGGGCGGCGAGGCGTTCCGGTCCCGACGAAGGGCGCGGCGCCTGGGCGTCGAGGTGAGGCGCGACGCCGATCCCGACCTGGACCCCGCCGAGCGCTACGAGGGCACCCTGGACATGGCCACCGACCACGAGGCGGGGCGCGGCGTGGTGGAGCCCGGGGTGGTCTACCCGTTGATCGAGACTGCGATCCGCCACGCCCGCGGCGAGTCGGTGGCCGACCACCGATGCCGGATAGGGGCCCTCTGGGCAGGGTTCAACGCAGTGGCCGTGGACAACCCCCACGCCGCGGTACGTAGGCCGATGACCGCAGCCCAGATCGCTACGCCGTCGGAGGACAACCGGATGGTCGCCGCGCCGTACACGAAGGCGATGATGGCCAACAACAGCGTCGACCAGGCTTCCGCCGTGCTGATCGTCTCGGCAGCCAGGGCAGCGTCCCTCGGCGTGCTCCGGGACCGATGGGTGTTCCCCCTGGTCGGGACCAGGGCCGACGACGAGGCATCACCGGGAGCCCGCCGGGACCTCCACCGGTCGCCCGGAGCCAGGGCCGCTGGCAGCCAAGCGCTGGAAACTGCCGGGACGGGCATCGACGACGTGGACCACCTGGACCTCTACGCCTGCTTCCCCGCCTCAGTGCAGGTCTGCGCCCTGGAGCTGGGCCTGGACATCGACCGCCCGTCGGACCGGCCACTCACCGTAACCGGGGGCCTCACCTTCGCCGGAGGCCCCCACAGCAACTACGTGGGCCAGGCCATCGCTGCCATGGTCGACCGGCTCCGCGACCGACCGGGGACCGGTCTCGTCTACGGCAACGGCGGCTACCTCGGCAAGCACGCCTTCGGCCTGTACGGCACAGAGCCACCTGCCCAGGGCTATCGGACCGGACAGCCCCGCGTCGACGTGGCTGCTTCGCCCAGCCGGAACCCGGATCCCGACTTCGCAGGCAGGGCCACAATCGACGGCTATTCGGTCTCGCATGACCGCGAGGGCGTACCCACCCGTGCCCTGGTCGCCCTGCTGACCGCCGCAGGCTCCCGGGTGTGGGGTGGCAGCACCGAGCGTGCCACCCTCGATGCCATGGTCGACGAGGAGTTCGTCGGCCGAACGGCAGAACTGGACCCCGACGGTCTCATAGCCATCTGAGTCGACTCTTCTGATACAAGTCCCTCTGACCCGGAGAAAGCCCATGCAGACGCCGATCACCGAAATGTTCGACATCGAGTTCCCGATCGTGGCATTCACCCACTGCCGCGACGTGGTAGCCGCCGTGTCCAGGGCCGGCGGCCTCGGAGTGCTCGGTGCCGTTGGACACGGCGACGCAGCCCTCGAGACCGACCTGGCCTGGATCGAGGACGAGATCGGGGACCGGCCGTACGGCGTGGACCTGATCATCCCCGCCCGGTACGCCGGCTCCGAAGAGGGTGGCCTCCAGGTTGCAGACCTGCTGGCAACCATCCCTGGCGCCCACAGGGAGTTCCTGGACGAGCTGTTGGAGCGCTACGACGTGCCCGAGAACCCTGACGCCGCCGGTGGTTGGGCCGAACAGCCGGGCGACGCCCCGTTCTCGGCCAACAGGGCAATCCGGCAGCTCGACATAGCCCTGGCCCACAGGCCGGCGCTGGTGGCCAACGCCCTCGGCCCGCCACCGCGCGAGATGATCGACCGCTGCCACGAGGCCGGAATCAGGGTGGCCGCCCTGGCCGGCACGAAGGTCCACGCCGAGCGCCACGTGGCCGCCGGTGCCGACATCATCATCGCCCAGGGCACCGAGGGTGGCGGCCACACGGGCCAGATTGGCTCCATGGTCCTGCTGCCCGAGGTGGTCGACGCCGTGGACCCGGTACCGGTGCTGGGCGCCGGTGGCATCGGTCGGGGCCGGCAGATGGCGGCCGCAATGGCGTTGGGAGCAGCCGGCGTGTGGTGCGGCTCGGTGTGGCTCACCACCGAGGAGGCCGAGACCCATCCGGTGGTCAAGGCCAAGATGCTGGCCGCCGGCTCAGGCGACACGCTCCGCTCGCGGTCGATAACCGGCAAGCCGGCTCGCATGCTGCGCACCGCCTGGACCGAGGAATGGGACCGCGACGACACCCCGGCGCCGCTAGGAATGCCGCTGCAACCCATGCTGACCAGCGCCGCCCTGGACCGCATCAACCGGGCCGCACACCACGATGGATCTGGCGCCGAGGACCTCGCCACCTACTTCGTGGGCCAGATAGTCGGCGACATGAACCGCTCGAAGGGCGCAGGCCAGGTGGTGATCGACATGGTCGAGGAGTTCATCGACGCCGCCCAGGCGGTAGCCGCACAGCTCGAGGTCTGAGCGGCGGGAACCGACCGTCGGACGATCGACGGGATCAGGTCCCTACAGGGATCCGATCCAGGTCGTCGGGGAGCAGCACCTCGCCGTCGAAGTGCTCGGAGGCAAGGGCCAGCCATTCGTTGCGCCCGTTCGGCCCGTCAGGATCGGGCCCCGGGGTCGGGACGCAGTGGTTCAGGACAAGGGTGCCCACCCCGGACCGGGCGGCGGTCCGGGCCGCGTCGGCGACCGTCGAGTGGTAGTCGAGGACGTCGTGCAAGCGCGGGACGGGGACGTTCCGGATGACGTCGTCGCGCACCACGGTCTGTACGTAGACATCGGCCCCGGCGCAGAGGTGGTCGAGTCCCTCACACGGCACCGTGTCGCCTGCCAACACCACCGACAGGCCGTCGGCCTCCACGCGGTATGCCACCGTCGGATGCACCGGCCTGTGGTCCGTCGGCGCGGCGATTATCCGCACGCCGTCGTCCACGACCACCTCGCCCATGACGCCCGTGGTCTCGGTGACATGAACCTCGGGACCGGCCACCACGTCGTCGTGGTGGGCCACCCGCCAGCCGATGTCGGGTCCGAGCATCCTCAGAGTGTCGTCAACGAAGCGCTGCGTGCCCTGTGGCCCCACCACCGGGAGGGGCAACGGAGGGAAGCCGGTTATCCAACGCGTGGTGATGACGTCGTTGAGGTCGGTGACGTGATCACTGTGGAGGTGCGTTACGAGCAGGCGCTCGAGCAGCGTCGGCCCCACCCCGGCCGCAGCGAGACGCATCAGGCAGCCTCGGCCGGCATCGATCAGGAACCAGCGGCCGTCCACGCCCACGAGTTGGGACGGTCCGGCACGTTGCGCATCGGGCACGGGACTCCCCGTCCCCACCATTACCAACTCGACAGCCACGGTTCGCTCCGGTGGGCCGACCCGGGTTCAGCTGATGTTGACCAGCTGGCCACCGTCGACCAGCACGGCGTGTCCGGTCAACCAGCTGGCGGCGTCCGACGCCAGGAACAGGGCCGTGTTGGCAATGTCGGCGGGTTCGCCGAGGCGCTTCATCGGCAGGTTCTGGGCTATCGCATCACCCCGGCCGTCCTCCCACAGGGCCCGGGCGAAGTCCGTGCGGATGAGGCCAGGGCACACGGCGTTCACACGCACGGTTGGGCCCATCTCGGCGGCCAACTGCTCGGTGAGGTGGATGAGCGCCCGCTTGGTGAGGTCGTAGACGCCGAGGATGGCGTTGGTCCCAAAGGCGCCGACCGATGAAATATTGATAACCGCTCCTCCGTGTTCCTTCATCCAGGCGTTCCAGCAGGCCTGGGTCCAGACCAGCGGCGTCGTGAGGTTGGTGGCGAAGGTCTTCTCCCAGCGGGGCAGGTCGATGTCGATGACCGGACCGGCGTACGGGTTGGTGGCCGCGTTGTTGACCAGCACGTCGATGGCGCCAAAGGCCTCCAGCGTGCCGTCCAGGACACGCTGCATGTCCTCGGTCTTACCGACGTGGCCGGCGACGTAGGCCAGGTCACCACCGGTGGAGTCCTGCAGCTCCTCCACGGTGGCCGCACAGGTCTCCTCGTTGCGGCTGGTGATCATCACCTTCGCTCCGGCACCGGCCATGGCGGCGGCGATGCCACGACCGATTCCACGTGATCCACCGGTGACGATGGCGACCTTGCCGTCAAGGGAGAGTTCCATGCGGCGACCCTAGCCACGGACCCCGACGCCGATCTCAGCGGGGCCGCGGCCCGGCCCCGTCGCCGACCCCGGTGGGGTCGCGGGCGAAACGGTCAGCCGACGCGTCGGTCGTGGCCCTCCCAGTAGGGCTCGCGGAGCTCCCGCTTGAGGATCTTGCCGGACGGGTTGCGGGGGATCGCCTCGACGAAGTCGACCGACCGGGGAAGCTTGAACCCGGCGAGGCGCTCCCGGGCGTGGGCCAGGATCTCGTCGGCGGTGACGCCGGAGTCGGGCACGGGGACGACCAGGGCCTTGCCGACCTCGCCCCACTTCTCGTCGGGCACGCCGATGACCGCCACGTCGGCGATCCCCTCATGGGCCATGAGGGCGTTCTCGATCTCGGCCGGGTAGACGTTCTCGCCACCCGAGATGATCATGTCCTTAACCCGGTCGTGGATGTAGAGGTACCCGTCCACCATGTAGGCGGCATCCCCGGACCGCAGCCAGCCGTCACCCGGCATGGCCTTGGTCGTCTCCTCGGGCATGTTCCAGTAGCCCTTCATGATCCCGCCGTGGCGCATCCAGACCTCGCCGACCTCACCGTCGGGCATCGGCTCGCCGGACTCCGGATCGACGATCTTCATCTCCATGCCGCGGATCGGCTTGCCGGCCGAACGCAGGAGGCCGGGGTCGGCATCGGCGCCGTGGTCCTCGGGAGGGAGGGTCGTGCCGGCCCCGCATGTCTCGGTCATGCCGTACACCTGGAAGAACTTGCAGCCGAACTGCTCCATCGACTTGACGAGCACGTCCTCGGTGATCGGCGAGGCCCCGTAGGCGATGTACTGCATGGTCGAGAGGTCGATGCCGTCGCTGGGGACCATGAGGAAGAACTGGAGGATGGCCGGCACGAAGATCGCATGCGTGCAGGCCTCGGACTCCACGATCTGCAGGCCGGCCACCGGGTCGAACTCCCGCATCATCACCGTCACGGCGCCGTTGGCCATCCCGAACAACGCCCAACCACTGCCCGCTATGTGGAAGAGCGGCATGACGCAGAGGTTGCGGGAGTCCTCGCCCATGTCCCAGTCCACGGTGGCGAACAGGGCCTGGAAGTTGGCGTTGGTGAGCTGGGCGCCCTTGGGCAGGCCGGTGGTCCCCGAGGTGTAGAGCTGGGCGGCCACGTCCTCGTCGGTGGATCCGACGCGCTGGAATGCGCCGTCGTGGGCATCGCGCCAGGCGTCGTAGGAGGCATGTGAATCGTGTGAACCGATCACCACGATCCGCGTGGTGTGGACCAGGTCGGCCTCGAAGGTCGCCAGGTGTCCGGCGAACTCCTCGTGGACTATCAGGACCTTCGCCTGGGAGTCGTTGATGATGTAGGCCATCTCCGGCGGAGCCAACCGCCAGTTCACCGCCACGGTGACGGCGTTCACGTAGGCGGCACCGAAGGCCAACTCGAAGAACTCGATCGAGTTCTTGTCGATGAACGCCACCCGATCCTGGGACCCGACGCCGTCGGCGACCAGTGCGTTGGCCACCTGACCGGCCCGCCGCTGCATCTCGTTCCACGACACCCGGTCGTCGCCCAGGACGACCATGTCGCTGTCCCCCAGGGCCGCAGCCCCCAAGTCGATCACGTCCGTGTAGTTCTTGACTCGCGATAGGTCCATGGCGCCGAACCTACACCCGGCCCCTACGGCGCGTCACCGCCGGTGGGCCTGCTGTTACCCGGCGGAACTACCGTCGACGAGCATGGGCCTGGAGATGGACATGATGGCGTCGCCCCTCCCGCTGAGGGAGGTCAGCGGCCTGGCCACCCGGGCCGAGGAGGCGGGCTTCGGGACCCTCTGGTTCACCGAGGGCGCCCGCACCGCCTACCTGTCGTGCACCGCATCGGCGCTGGCCACCGAGCGGCTGAGCCTGGGCACGGCCATCGCGGTGGCCTTCCCCCGGAGTCCCATGGTCACCGCCGAGGTTGCATGGGAGCTGGCCGAGGCGACCGGCGGCCGCTTCGTGGTCGGCCTGGGCACCCAAGTGAAGGCTCACGTGGAACGCCGCTACAGCAGCGAGTACGTGCCGCCCGGCCCGCGGCTGCGGGAGTACGTGCTGGCCATGCAGGCAATCTTCCGGGCCTTCAGGGGCACCGAGAAGTTGTCGTTCGACGGAGACCACTACTCGTTCTCGCTGCTACCCGGCATGTGGTCGCCGGGCCCCATCGACGTTGACGACCCGCCCATCTACGTCTCGGCGGTTCTGCCGTGGATGAGCCGGATGGCCGGTGCCGTGTGCGATGGCGTGCACATCCACCCGATGCACTCGCCCGGATGGCTGGTCGACGTACAGGTTCCCCTGATCG includes the following:
- a CDS encoding long-chain-fatty-acid--CoA ligase → MDLSRVKNYTDVIDLGAAALGDSDMVVLGDDRVSWNEMQRRAGQVANALVADGVGSQDRVAFIDKNSIEFFELAFGAAYVNAVTVAVNWRLAPPEMAYIINDSQAKVLIVHEEFAGHLATFEADLVHTTRIVVIGSHDSHASYDAWRDAHDGAFQRVGSTDEDVAAQLYTSGTTGLPKGAQLTNANFQALFATVDWDMGEDSRNLCVMPLFHIAGSGWALFGMANGAVTVMMREFDPVAGLQIVESEACTHAIFVPAILQFFLMVPSDGIDLSTMQYIAYGASPITEDVLVKSMEQFGCKFFQVYGMTETCGAGTTLPPEDHGADADPGLLRSAGKPIRGMEMKIVDPESGEPMPDGEVGEVWMRHGGIMKGYWNMPEETTKAMPGDGWLRSGDAAYMVDGYLYIHDRVKDMIISGGENVYPAEIENALMAHEGIADVAVIGVPDEKWGEVGKALVVPVPDSGVTADEILAHARERLAGFKLPRSVDFVEAIPRNPSGKILKRELREPYWEGHDRRVG
- a CDS encoding TIGR03617 family F420-dependent LLM class oxidoreductase, translating into MGLEMDMMASPLPLREVSGLATRAEEAGFGTLWFTEGARTAYLSCTASALATERLSLGTAIAVAFPRSPMVTAEVAWELAEATGGRFVVGLGTQVKAHVERRYSSEYVPPGPRLREYVLAMQAIFRAFRGTEKLSFDGDHYSFSLLPGMWSPGPIDVDDPPIYVSAVLPWMSRMAGAVCDGVHIHPMHSPGWLVDVQVPLIAEGAASESRTLDDVTLVCPVIIAVGDSDEEIHAMRERNRATIAFYGSTPNYAPVLEHHGFDGLQGGLNSLQRTGDLAGMVDLVTDDVLDHYTVSARWADLGGVLADRYRGVAPNLRVMTYTALDHWRRDPNLLDRWSDVVRDLRDSD